One region of Euzebya rosea genomic DNA includes:
- a CDS encoding glycoside hydrolase family 3 protein, giving the protein MPMLPRHRPRPLALLAAGLLLAMVLAACSSPGSDSVVDGSADGSGGASDDGLVAVGTEAWESEDPQPSSQATDDADTPSTVDPQDPTGAGAIDPNAAAAGPAPVTGADSGPLDPRAGIDAIVAAMTVEQKVGQLFTVTVIGNDATDPSPAARTANQQLFGVETPAEVVAAYHLGGVAYFDHDLGEGTSNVDDVLQVAVFSAGLQQAAADDTGIGLLIGADQEGGNVVRLRAPATVFPSARAIGNTGDLELARQVGMVTGTEARALGVNWVYAPVADVNVNPDNPVIGDRAFAVETSRTSQFVAATAEGLAAAGVLPTLKHFPGHGDTAVDSHSSLPTIDHDIETLRTVDLPPFLLAAQDPTRTSVMVGHLAVPAVDAEGLPATISSAVMNLLRGDVGFDGLVVTDAMNMGALSGFGDPGSLAVQAIAAGIDVVLMPTDLPVAQRAVLAAVADGTIPEGRLDVSVRRVLEAKQVLGVLDATTIATPSIDVVGSAAHQQVREQVRAACSC; this is encoded by the coding sequence ATGCCGATGCTCCCGCGTCACCGTCCTCGCCCGCTCGCCCTCCTCGCCGCAGGGTTGCTGCTGGCGATGGTCCTCGCTGCCTGCTCCTCCCCGGGGTCCGACTCCGTCGTGGACGGATCCGCCGATGGATCCGGCGGGGCGTCCGACGACGGGCTGGTGGCGGTCGGCACCGAGGCGTGGGAGTCCGAGGACCCCCAGCCGAGCAGCCAGGCAACGGACGACGCCGACACGCCCAGCACGGTCGATCCCCAGGACCCCACCGGTGCGGGCGCGATCGACCCGAACGCCGCCGCCGCTGGCCCCGCCCCCGTGACGGGTGCCGACAGCGGGCCGCTGGACCCCCGTGCCGGGATCGACGCGATCGTGGCCGCCATGACCGTGGAGCAGAAGGTCGGCCAGCTGTTCACCGTGACCGTCATCGGCAACGACGCCACCGACCCCTCGCCGGCCGCCCGCACCGCCAACCAGCAGCTGTTCGGGGTGGAGACCCCCGCGGAGGTCGTCGCGGCCTACCACCTGGGCGGGGTGGCCTACTTCGACCACGACCTGGGTGAGGGGACCTCCAACGTCGACGACGTCCTGCAGGTCGCGGTGTTCTCCGCCGGGCTGCAGCAGGCGGCGGCCGACGACACGGGGATCGGCCTGCTGATCGGGGCGGACCAGGAGGGCGGCAACGTCGTCCGGCTGCGCGCTCCGGCGACGGTCTTCCCGTCCGCCCGCGCGATCGGCAACACCGGCGACCTGGAGCTGGCCCGGCAGGTCGGCATGGTCACCGGCACCGAGGCCCGGGCGCTGGGCGTCAACTGGGTCTACGCCCCCGTCGCCGACGTCAACGTCAACCCCGACAACCCGGTGATCGGCGACCGGGCGTTCGCGGTCGAGACGTCGCGGACCAGCCAGTTCGTGGCCGCGACCGCGGAGGGACTGGCTGCCGCCGGCGTGCTGCCGACCCTCAAGCACTTCCCCGGCCACGGCGACACCGCCGTCGACAGCCACTCCTCCCTGCCCACCATCGACCACGACATCGAGACCCTCCGGACCGTCGACCTGCCGCCGTTCCTGCTGGCCGCCCAGGACCCGACCCGCACCTCGGTGATGGTCGGCCACCTGGCGGTCCCGGCCGTCGATGCGGAGGGGTTGCCGGCCACGATCTCCTCGGCGGTGATGAACCTGCTGCGCGGCGACGTCGGCTTCGACGGGCTCGTCGTCACCGACGCCATGAACATGGGCGCGCTCAGCGGGTTCGGTGACCCGGGCAGCCTGGCGGTGCAGGCGATCGCCGCCGGCATCGACGTGGTGCTGATGCCGACCGACCTGCCCGTCGCGCAGCGGGCCGTCCTGGCAGCCGTTGCCGACGGGACCATCCCCGAGGGTCGGCTGGACGTGTCGGTCCGCCGGGTCCTCGAGGCCAAGCAGGTCCTCGGGGTGCTGGACGCGACGACCATCGCAACCCCATCGATCGACGTGGTCGGCAGCGCCGCGCACCAGCAGGTCCGCGAGCAGGTCAGGGCTGCCTGCAGCTGCTGA
- a CDS encoding NUDIX hydrolase, with the protein MSRPVPDVATLSERILLHQPKAAPQAWAATALVLGEGPAGPSVLMIRRLARAGDPWSGDMALPGGKVDPTDPSVEAAAARETAEEVGVRLGSPLNRLDDLESNRFTSRIATAVFAVDGTPRLTPEPAEVAEAVWLPVADLADPASRTWHRYGGVVPFRSITVGQYMIWGLTHRILTHFFSVTGLD; encoded by the coding sequence GTGAGCCGGCCGGTGCCGGACGTCGCGACGCTGTCCGAACGCATCCTGCTGCACCAGCCGAAGGCCGCGCCGCAGGCGTGGGCGGCCACGGCGCTGGTGCTGGGTGAGGGGCCTGCCGGGCCGTCGGTGCTGATGATCCGTCGCCTGGCCCGCGCCGGTGACCCGTGGTCGGGCGACATGGCGCTGCCCGGCGGCAAGGTCGACCCGACCGACCCCTCCGTGGAGGCGGCGGCAGCCCGGGAGACCGCCGAGGAGGTCGGCGTCCGGCTCGGGTCACCGCTGAACCGGCTGGACGACCTGGAGTCCAACCGCTTCACCAGCCGGATCGCCACCGCCGTCTTCGCCGTCGACGGCACACCGCGGCTGACCCCCGAACCGGCCGAGGTCGCCGAGGCCGTGTGGCTGCCGGTGGCCGACCTGGCCGACCCGGCGTCACGGACGTGGCATCGCTACGGCGGGGTCGTGCCGTTCCGCTCCATCACCGTCGGCCAGTACATGATCTGGGGACTGACCCACCGAATCCTGACCCACTTCTTCTCGGTGACGGGCCTGGACTAG
- a CDS encoding 1,4-dihydroxy-2-naphthoyl-CoA synthase → MVSEIFDAAAWTPVKGFDFTDITYHRANDVGAVRIAFDRPEVRNAFRPNTVDELYRALDHARMSSDVGCVLLTGNGPSEKDGGWAFCSGGDQRIRGRDGYRYAEGDTSDTIDPARAGRLHILEVQRLIRTMPKVVICVVNGWAAGGGHSLHVVCDLTIASREHGKFKQTDADVASFDAGYGSAYLARMVGQKFAREIFHLGRTYSAEQMHRMGAVNEVVDHADLEATALDWARTITAKSPTAQRMLKFAFNLTDDGLMGQQVFAGETTRLAYGTDEGAEGRDAFLEKRDPDWSAYPYYY, encoded by the coding sequence ATGGTTTCCGAGATCTTCGACGCAGCGGCCTGGACACCGGTGAAGGGGTTCGACTTCACCGACATCACCTACCACCGGGCCAACGACGTCGGCGCGGTGCGGATCGCCTTCGACCGGCCCGAGGTGCGCAACGCCTTCCGGCCCAACACCGTCGACGAGCTGTACCGGGCGCTGGACCACGCCCGCATGTCCTCCGACGTGGGCTGTGTGCTGCTGACCGGCAACGGTCCCTCGGAGAAGGACGGTGGCTGGGCGTTCTGCTCCGGCGGTGACCAGCGCATCCGGGGGCGGGACGGCTACCGCTACGCCGAGGGTGACACCTCCGACACCATCGACCCGGCCCGTGCCGGTCGGCTGCACATCCTGGAAGTGCAGCGGCTGATCCGGACCATGCCGAAGGTCGTCATCTGCGTCGTCAACGGCTGGGCCGCCGGCGGGGGCCATTCGCTGCACGTCGTCTGCGACCTGACGATCGCCAGCCGCGAGCACGGCAAGTTCAAGCAGACCGACGCCGACGTGGCCAGCTTCGACGCGGGCTACGGCTCGGCGTACCTGGCCAGGATGGTGGGCCAGAAGTTCGCCCGTGAGATCTTCCACCTCGGTCGGACCTACTCCGCCGAGCAGATGCACCGCATGGGTGCGGTCAACGAGGTCGTCGACCACGCCGACCTCGAGGCGACGGCGCTGGACTGGGCGCGGACCATCACCGCCAAGTCGCCGACCGCCCAGCGGATGCTGAAGTTCGCGTTCAACCTGACCGACGACGGCCTGATGGGCCAGCAGGTCTTCGCCGGCGAGACGACCCGGCTGGCGTACGGCACCGACGAGGGCGCGGAGGGACGCGACGCGTTCCTGGAGAAGCGCGACCCCGACTGGTCGGCGTACCCCTACTACTACTGA
- a CDS encoding PucR family transcriptional regulator, with product MPQLSLPDRVERRVDGLARAMVAEFVSSIAVYRTLPPEQLQGEIHGICVTNLRSLFTCLREARPPADEELSAIRASAARRAEERVPLEAVLDAYMTGARIGWGALREEALPEEADELSGHVGTVLDYLRAVTAAVTSAWVEEQQAIVGEERDARRALTEALLTGEEPSSGLVERAGVRPADRYRAVAFRFDLSPDERDVGVSATVAGRRKVRRVVQALEDLLGGPVLTLLDANGGAAALPVADVAQLRDVVEGAARAEVWIAHSDMVRLPALPAAWDEAREVRRLVTMLGRLPGTYSIDDVILEFTITSDPAAMARLNRLLAPIAERDDLLDTLEAWFDADFDRRMTARDLSVHPNTVDYRLRRISELLGHDVVSAFGMQLLGAALLARRLAP from the coding sequence GTGCCGCAGCTGTCCCTTCCCGACCGAGTCGAGCGGCGAGTGGACGGACTCGCCCGCGCCATGGTCGCGGAGTTCGTGTCCAGCATCGCCGTCTATCGCACGCTGCCGCCCGAGCAGCTGCAGGGCGAGATCCACGGGATCTGCGTCACCAACCTGCGGTCGCTGTTCACCTGCCTGCGCGAGGCCCGACCACCTGCCGACGAGGAGCTGTCGGCCATCCGGGCCAGCGCTGCCCGACGTGCCGAGGAGCGGGTGCCGCTGGAGGCGGTGCTCGACGCCTACATGACGGGGGCGCGGATCGGCTGGGGGGCGCTTCGCGAGGAGGCCCTGCCGGAGGAGGCCGACGAGCTGTCCGGCCACGTCGGCACGGTGCTGGACTACCTCCGGGCCGTCACGGCGGCGGTCACCTCCGCATGGGTGGAGGAACAGCAGGCGATCGTCGGTGAGGAACGCGACGCCCGCCGGGCGCTGACCGAGGCGTTGCTGACCGGTGAGGAACCCTCCTCCGGCCTGGTCGAGCGGGCGGGGGTCCGGCCTGCCGACCGCTACCGGGCGGTGGCGTTCCGGTTCGACCTCTCCCCCGACGAACGCGACGTGGGGGTCTCGGCCACCGTGGCGGGTCGGCGCAAGGTCCGCCGGGTCGTCCAGGCCCTCGAGGACCTGCTCGGCGGGCCGGTGCTCACGCTGCTGGACGCCAACGGCGGCGCGGCTGCCCTGCCGGTGGCCGACGTGGCGCAGCTGCGGGACGTGGTGGAGGGCGCCGCCCGGGCGGAGGTGTGGATCGCCCACTCCGACATGGTCCGGCTGCCCGCCCTGCCGGCGGCGTGGGACGAGGCCCGGGAGGTGCGTCGGCTGGTCACCATGCTCGGCCGGCTGCCGGGGACCTACAGCATCGACGACGTCATCCTCGAGTTCACGATCACGAGCGACCCGGCGGCGATGGCCAGGCTGAACCGCCTGCTGGCGCCGATCGCCGAACGCGACGACCTGCTGGACACGCTGGAGGCGTGGTTCGACGCCGACTTCGACCGGCGGATGACCGCCCGTGACCTGTCGGTGCATCCCAACACCGTGGACTACCGGCTTCGGCGCATCTCCGAGCTGCTGGGCCACGACGTCGTGTCGGCCTTCGGCATGCAGCTGCTCGGTGCGGCGCTGCTGGCCCGGCGGCTGGCCCCGTGA
- the ruvX gene encoding Holliday junction resolvase RuvX, with protein MAARPGRVLGVDPGTKRVGLAVSDPDRLLATPHDTVPGGKGAARRVKDAHETLGCVAVVVGLPRSLAGRDTDSTRMARTLADELTALGLEVHLHDERLTSVQADRALRSSGHNARTGKAVKDQVAASLLLQAWLDANR; from the coding sequence ATGGCAGCACGTCCGGGACGGGTGCTCGGGGTCGACCCCGGGACCAAACGGGTCGGGCTGGCCGTGTCGGATCCCGACCGGCTGCTCGCCACTCCCCACGACACCGTCCCCGGCGGCAAGGGGGCGGCTCGGCGGGTGAAGGACGCCCACGAGACACTCGGGTGCGTGGCGGTGGTCGTGGGTTTGCCACGATCGCTCGCCGGACGTGACACTGACTCCACGCGGATGGCCCGAACCCTGGCGGACGAGCTGACAGCCCTCGGGCTCGAGGTCCACCTGCACGACGAACGGCTGACCAGCGTGCAGGCCGACCGGGCCCTGCGATCCTCCGGTCACAACGCACGCACCGGCAAGGCCGTGAAGGACCAAGTGGCCGCAAGCCTCCTGCTGCAGGCCTGGCTCGACGCCAACCGCTGA
- a CDS encoding MFS transporter, translated as MSDSVGTYAPLAVSGYRKVWGAAVVSNVGTFLQLTAGPWLMNELTGSPLMVSLVTAALSLPRLLLTIPAGALADALDRRNLMIAGNLVGAVSTAAMAIMVTSGTITAEWLLAWTFLLGTGSAITLPAQQTLVPDLVPANMRAQAITLNSAAFNVARAVGPSIGGLLVSAGLTAASFGINAATFVLVVGVLLSFPRQPAEDAQRHLFRSAALGMRYVRFTRPIRRLIVIAGVFMLTASSVQTLLPVVASDDLAVGATGFGLLYGALGVGALAGVAGREAARVRLGRHMLPGAIAAFGLGGIAFGLASSPWIAGLAMAVSGVMWVWTLITLNASIQTLAPRWVRGRVVSLYLLAIGLQPFGAVLSGAIAEVTGAGMAVAILSVGTVVLGLFAARLDLPVLGEIDEPVIADNWQMPRHASQVAGTPVLVATTWEVDPDEVDAFMDVMRELRRTRLRTGAHRWSLYRDADRPFRITEFMVVADWDEHLAQHARIDTEAAEVIRRSRAFDRADGPVTRHLAGLDILASHAPPIAEQLITVHEQLHAHDGSTPLEHHDTDVRSGTRER; from the coding sequence GTGAGCGATTCCGTGGGCACCTACGCGCCGTTGGCCGTATCCGGCTACCGGAAGGTGTGGGGTGCCGCCGTCGTCAGCAACGTCGGGACGTTCCTCCAGCTGACCGCCGGTCCGTGGCTGATGAACGAGCTGACCGGGTCGCCGCTGATGGTCAGCCTGGTCACCGCGGCCCTGTCGTTGCCTCGGCTGCTGCTGACGATCCCGGCGGGTGCGCTGGCCGACGCGCTGGACCGCCGCAACCTGATGATCGCCGGCAACCTGGTCGGGGCGGTCTCGACGGCCGCGATGGCGATCATGGTCACGTCGGGCACGATCACCGCCGAGTGGCTGCTGGCCTGGACGTTCCTGCTGGGGACGGGATCGGCGATCACCCTTCCGGCCCAGCAGACGCTGGTGCCCGACCTGGTGCCCGCCAACATGCGGGCACAGGCGATCACCCTGAACTCCGCGGCGTTCAACGTGGCCCGCGCCGTCGGCCCCTCGATCGGTGGCCTGCTGGTCAGCGCCGGCCTGACCGCCGCGTCGTTCGGGATCAACGCCGCCACGTTCGTGCTCGTGGTCGGTGTGCTGCTGAGCTTCCCGCGCCAACCCGCCGAGGACGCCCAGCGCCACCTGTTCCGCTCCGCTGCGCTGGGCATGCGGTACGTGCGGTTCACGCGGCCGATCCGCCGGCTGATCGTCATCGCCGGGGTCTTCATGCTGACCGCCAGCAGCGTGCAGACCCTGCTGCCCGTCGTGGCGTCCGATGACCTGGCGGTGGGCGCGACCGGGTTCGGCCTGCTCTACGGGGCGCTCGGCGTGGGCGCGCTGGCCGGCGTGGCCGGGCGGGAGGCGGCGCGGGTGCGGCTGGGACGCCACATGCTACCGGGGGCGATCGCGGCGTTCGGGCTGGGCGGCATCGCCTTCGGCCTGGCGTCGAGCCCGTGGATCGCGGGGCTCGCCATGGCCGTCAGCGGCGTGATGTGGGTGTGGACGCTGATCACCCTCAACGCGTCGATCCAGACCCTCGCCCCGCGCTGGGTCCGTGGGCGCGTGGTCAGCCTGTACCTGCTGGCGATCGGCCTGCAGCCCTTCGGGGCCGTGCTCTCCGGTGCGATCGCCGAGGTCACGGGCGCCGGGATGGCCGTGGCCATCCTGTCGGTCGGCACGGTGGTGCTGGGGCTGTTCGCAGCACGCCTGGACCTTCCCGTGCTGGGCGAGATCGACGAGCCCGTCATCGCCGACAACTGGCAGATGCCCCGCCACGCCTCGCAGGTGGCCGGCACACCCGTGCTGGTCGCCACGACCTGGGAGGTGGACCCCGACGAGGTCGATGCGTTCATGGACGTGATGCGCGAGCTGCGACGAACCCGGCTGCGGACGGGCGCACACCGCTGGTCGTTGTACCGCGACGCCGACCGCCCGTTCCGCATCACCGAGTTCATGGTCGTCGCCGACTGGGACGAACACCTCGCCCAGCACGCCCGCATCGACACCGAGGCCGCCGAGGTCATCCGCCGCTCCCGTGCCTTCGACCGGGCCGACGGCCCGGTGACCCGCCACCTGGCGGGCCTGGACATCCTGGCCAGCCACGCGCCACCGATCGCCGAGCAGCTGATCACCGTGCACGAGCAGCTGCACGCCCACGACGGGTCGACGCCGCTGGAGCACCACGACACCGACGTGCGTTCCGGCACGCGCGAGCGCTGA
- a CDS encoding cupredoxin domain-containing protein: protein MSTRFLLALSAVALLLAVFAAPALAQEITVTADGVSPDPLTIEVGDTVAFTNTSEEEVRFFDDGERWDSGPLAPGDVFSITFLEAGRITYATDDGSRSGVIIVGETAPADVPLAATGAPVGLLLSGALGALAAGAVLLRRTA, encoded by the coding sequence ATGTCCACCCGTTTCCTCCTTGCCCTGTCCGCAGTCGCCCTCCTCCTGGCCGTGTTCGCCGCACCGGCGTTGGCCCAGGAGATCACGGTGACCGCCGATGGTGTGTCCCCCGACCCGCTGACCATCGAGGTCGGCGACACGGTCGCGTTCACCAACACCTCCGAGGAGGAGGTCCGGTTCTTCGACGACGGGGAGCGGTGGGACTCCGGTCCGCTGGCCCCCGGCGACGTGTTCTCCATCACGTTCCTCGAGGCCGGCCGGATCACGTACGCCACCGACGACGGCAGCCGTTCCGGCGTGATCATCGTCGGCGAGACCGCCCCGGCCGACGTGCCGCTGGCGGCCACGGGTGCGCCCGTGGGGCTGCTGCTGTCGGGGGCGCTGGGTGCGCTCGCGGCGGGCGCGGTCCTGCTGCGCCGCACGGCCTAG
- the alaS gene encoding alanine--tRNA ligase, with protein MRSQQIRTNFTEFFKARDHRVRPSASLIPQDPTLLLTVAGMVPFKPYFLGEATPEHKRVTSVQKVARTNDIENVGRTTRHLTFFEMLGNFSFGDYFKREAIAWAWELSTTPADKGGLGFDPDRIWATVYEDDDEAFGFWRDETGIPERRIQRRDAKDNFWSTGGSGPCGPCTEIFYDRGPEHGPDGGPIVDESRFLEFWNLVLMQFETDGSGNPELKGSDAIVGPLPAPSIDTGAGLERVAMLLQDVPTVFDTDEFKPMVDLAVDLTGVDYTGQFGEGSPESDTWIRVIAEHARATAFLISDGVLPSNEGRGYVLRRLVRRAVNSARKLGTEASIMTPMMEQVIETMSPSWPDLKTQAQLITKIAQAEEDTFSKTLSTGLVKLGDAMEATKERGSTTLDAETAFTLHDTYGFPVDLTIEIAEEQGLTLDRDAFAEHMEAQRHRARAATKSGREAATTDVYKRAAGAVEGVDFTGYDHVEGDSWIAALIADGDLVQRAEEGDEVEVVLKRTPFYAEGGGQLGDHGVIASDLGRIEVLDTVSPTEGLIVHRGRVVAGEVAVDNDVHAAIDRARRASIARGHTATHILHATIKEMVGDHAAQAGSAIDQGHFRFDFPHFEAISRGQLTELEELVNQRIAADPTVMVREMSQEEARKRGATALFGEKYGDSVRVVTIDDYSMELCGGTHVGHTSEVGLFTVINEGSIANNVRRIEALTGPDAFTHLSKERLIADQVARMLKVPSAEVPGRVEDLLGRVRDAEKALAKARADAVLGQADALLERAEVVGDHRIVTGVVQGADHDALRQLALDLRNRIRHGVVILGTAKEDGKAQLLAAVSSDLVEAGHNAADILRPGAKVVGGGAGGKGDVAQAGGKDGTKIVAAVSTSADEARDRLRG; from the coding sequence ATGCGTTCCCAACAGATCCGCACCAACTTCACCGAGTTCTTCAAGGCGCGCGACCATCGCGTCCGGCCCAGCGCATCGCTGATCCCGCAGGACCCGACGCTGCTGCTGACGGTCGCCGGGATGGTGCCGTTCAAGCCCTACTTCCTGGGCGAGGCCACACCGGAGCACAAGCGGGTCACGTCGGTGCAGAAGGTCGCGCGGACCAACGACATCGAGAACGTCGGGCGCACGACCCGCCACCTCACCTTCTTCGAGATGCTGGGCAACTTCAGCTTCGGCGACTACTTCAAGCGCGAGGCGATCGCCTGGGCGTGGGAGCTGTCGACCACGCCGGCGGACAAGGGCGGGCTCGGCTTCGACCCCGACCGCATCTGGGCCACCGTCTACGAGGACGACGACGAGGCCTTCGGCTTCTGGCGTGACGAGACCGGCATCCCCGAGCGGCGCATCCAGCGGCGCGACGCCAAGGACAACTTCTGGTCCACCGGCGGCTCCGGTCCATGCGGCCCCTGCACCGAGATCTTCTACGACCGCGGCCCCGAGCACGGTCCCGACGGCGGTCCGATCGTCGACGAGTCCCGGTTCCTGGAGTTCTGGAACCTGGTCCTCATGCAGTTCGAGACCGACGGCAGCGGCAACCCCGAGCTGAAGGGCTCCGACGCGATCGTCGGGCCGCTGCCCGCACCGTCGATCGACACCGGTGCCGGCCTCGAACGTGTCGCCATGCTGCTGCAGGACGTCCCGACGGTCTTCGACACCGACGAGTTCAAGCCGATGGTCGACCTGGCCGTCGACCTGACCGGGGTCGACTACACCGGGCAGTTCGGCGAGGGGTCGCCGGAGTCCGACACGTGGATCCGGGTGATCGCCGAGCACGCCCGCGCCACCGCCTTCCTGATCTCCGACGGGGTGCTGCCGTCCAACGAGGGCCGCGGCTACGTGCTGCGCCGGCTGGTGCGCCGCGCGGTCAACTCCGCCCGCAAGCTGGGCACCGAGGCGTCGATCATGACGCCGATGATGGAGCAGGTCATCGAGACCATGTCGCCGTCGTGGCCGGACCTGAAGACCCAGGCGCAGCTGATCACCAAGATCGCCCAGGCCGAGGAGGACACGTTCAGCAAGACGCTGAGCACCGGCCTCGTGAAGCTGGGCGACGCCATGGAGGCCACCAAGGAGCGGGGCAGCACCACCCTGGACGCCGAGACGGCCTTCACGCTGCACGACACCTACGGCTTCCCGGTCGACCTGACCATCGAGATCGCCGAGGAGCAGGGCCTGACCCTGGACCGCGACGCCTTCGCCGAGCACATGGAGGCCCAGCGCCACCGTGCCCGCGCCGCCACCAAGTCCGGCCGCGAGGCCGCCACGACCGACGTGTACAAGCGTGCCGCCGGGGCCGTGGAGGGCGTGGACTTCACCGGTTACGACCACGTCGAGGGTGACTCGTGGATCGCGGCCCTGATCGCCGACGGCGACCTGGTGCAGCGGGCCGAGGAGGGCGACGAGGTCGAGGTCGTCCTCAAGCGCACCCCCTTCTACGCCGAGGGTGGCGGGCAGCTGGGTGACCACGGCGTGATCGCCTCCGACCTCGGACGCATCGAGGTGCTCGACACCGTCTCGCCGACCGAGGGCCTGATCGTGCACCGCGGTCGTGTCGTCGCCGGCGAGGTCGCCGTCGACAACGACGTGCACGCCGCCATCGACCGTGCCCGACGCGCCTCGATCGCCCGGGGGCACACCGCAACCCACATCCTCCACGCCACCATCAAGGAGATGGTCGGCGACCACGCCGCGCAGGCCGGGTCGGCCATCGACCAGGGCCACTTCCGCTTCGACTTCCCCCACTTCGAGGCCATCTCCCGCGGGCAGCTGACCGAGCTGGAGGAGCTGGTCAACCAGCGCATCGCCGCCGACCCGACCGTCATGGTCCGCGAGATGAGCCAGGAGGAGGCCCGCAAGCGCGGTGCCACCGCCCTGTTCGGTGAGAAGTACGGCGACAGCGTGCGTGTGGTCACCATCGACGACTACTCCATGGAGCTGTGCGGCGGCACCCACGTCGGCCACACCTCCGAGGTCGGCCTGTTCACCGTCATCAACGAGGGGTCGATCGCCAACAACGTGCGACGCATCGAGGCGCTGACCGGGCCGGATGCGTTCACCCACCTGTCAAAGGAACGGCTGATCGCCGACCAGGTCGCCCGCATGCTGAAGGTGCCCTCCGCCGAGGTGCCCGGACGGGTCGAGGACCTGCTCGGCCGGGTCCGTGACGCCGAGAAGGCGCTGGCCAAGGCACGCGCCGACGCGGTGCTGGGCCAGGCCGACGCGCTGCTGGAGCGGGCCGAGGTCGTCGGTGACCACCGCATCGTCACGGGTGTGGTGCAGGGCGCCGATCACGACGCCCTGCGTCAGCTGGCCCTGGACCTCCGCAACCGGATCCGCCACGGCGTGGTGATCCTCGGGACGGCGAAGGAGGACGGCAAGGCGCAGCTGCTGGCCGCCGTCTCCTCCGACCTCGTCGAGGCCGGCCACAACGCCGCGGACATCCTGCGGCCCGGCGCCAAGGTCGTCGGCGGTGGCGCCGGCGGCAAGGGCGACGTCGCCCAGGCCGGCGGCAAGGACGGCACCAAGATCGTCGCGGCCGTCAGCACGTCCGCCGACGAGGCACGGGACCGCCTGCGGGGCTGA
- a CDS encoding endonuclease domain-containing protein, whose product MATPATRARFVLPGLDVRREVHFNAIPLQVVDGLVCAGVNWTLMDAARDLGEEELARAIARADALRNTSLNSLASAAASRGRWHGSARFRKVLAELNGELTHSGDERRARRYLRDVGLDPHPRPYDVVVNGRTIAQADIAFLAERLDVEIDGPSHFFQGAQTKDRRRDRRMQAAGWIVLRFTVYEVRNDPERVVAEILDALATRRRQLSS is encoded by the coding sequence TTGGCCACCCCGGCGACTCGTGCGCGCTTCGTCCTGCCGGGCTTGGATGTCCGTCGGGAGGTCCACTTCAACGCGATCCCGCTGCAGGTCGTGGATGGGCTGGTCTGCGCGGGCGTCAACTGGACGTTGATGGACGCGGCCAGGGACCTGGGGGAGGAGGAGCTCGCTCGCGCCATCGCGAGGGCGGACGCCCTTCGCAACACCTCCCTCAACAGCCTTGCGTCGGCTGCCGCGTCGCGAGGACGGTGGCATGGCTCTGCCCGCTTCCGGAAGGTCCTGGCGGAGCTCAACGGTGAGCTGACGCATTCCGGGGACGAACGGCGAGCCCGGCGGTACCTCCGTGACGTGGGACTCGACCCCCACCCTCGTCCCTACGACGTCGTCGTCAACGGGAGGACTATCGCCCAAGCCGACATCGCGTTCCTTGCCGAACGTCTCGACGTCGAGATCGACGGGCCCTCTCACTTCTTCCAAGGAGCCCAGACGAAGGATCGTCGCCGCGACCGCCGGATGCAGGCCGCCGGTTGGATCGTCCTGCGCTTCACCGTCTACGAGGTGCGGAACGACCCCGAACGCGTGGTCGCGGAGATCCTCGACGCCCTCGCCACCCGTCGCCGCCAGCTCTCGAGCTGA